In the Methylosinus sp. LW4 genome, TGTTCCCCGGTCGTCGCGAAACTATGACGCGCGCGCAAGGCGCGGCCGATCGTGACACGGTCGAGGCTTTCGGCGAAAACGCCGGTCAGCCCTCCGCGCACGCCGAACACTTGCACGCCGGGCGCGCCGCCGCCCGGCCGACCGCGATGCTCGTCGCTGTTCGCGCAGACGCCGAGCCGATAGCCGCGGGCGATCACGTCATGATAGAGCCAGGGGAAATGCCCCCACGCCGAGGCGATCTCGACGAGCCGCTCGAGCTCGGGGTGGTGCCAATCGGCGATATAGCGCCGCCCGCCGACATGTGGCACGACGAGATGGGTCTCCGGCGAATGGCCGTAAGCGTCCCACAGCTCGTTCACCGGCCAGCGGCCGAGCTCGACCTTCGGAGACTTCATGTCCTCGTTCCAGGACAGGGTGCGATTGTGCCGCCCTTGTGCGTCATATGGAAAGTCTGGCTCGTCGTCGCCGAGGAAGATCACCTTGTGATCGCCTCCCGCCGTCGAGCTTCCGCACCATTCCTGCACCGGATAGGTCACAAAGCGTCCTGGCGCGTCGAGCGCGTTCACGGCGGCGACGCCGTCATGCCAATTGGCGTCGGTGATCTGAAAATCATTCGCCGTGTAGCCGAACACATCGACGCCGCCGACATCGCGCGCGAAGGCGGCGTTGTAGGAGGGGCTGTTGGTGCCGACCGTGTCATGCGCATGAACATGCAGATCGGCGTAGAAGCCGCGCGGCGCCGGCGCGTCCGCGAAGACCGTGAGATAGGCCCGAGCCGTGGGAATCGCGTGCGCCTCCGGCTCGGCGGCCAGCGTCACGTCTCCCCGATCGGTAGGAACATCCTCTATTGCGACGCTCGCCCAGCCTTTTTCGGGAAAGACGAGCTCGCGGGACGCGATCGTGTCGGCGCCCGCGAGAATCGAGAGATGGATGCGGCCGGGAAAGTCGCTGACGATATTACCCCAGCGATCGAGCGCCGAGAGCCGGAATGGCGCGCGAGCGCCCGGGCGCGCGAAACGCGGGCCGACGAGCGACAGCCGCGCCGGCGCGCCGGCGACGACGCGCAGCGAGACATCCCCCGGCACCGCGACGTAACGTGACGTGCCGAGCGGGTCGACATAGGCGCGAAAGCGAAAATCATCGTCGACGAAGGTCTGGACCCGCGTGCCGGGTCCGCCGGCCCGTCGATCGCCCAACCGGATGACGATATGGTCGCCCATGTTGAGATAGCCGTCGATCACATCGACGATCAGGGCCTTCTGATAAGGCCGCTCATGTCCCTTTTGATCGAAGCGGACCGAAAGATGCTGCACGCTCGCCGGTGATTGTCCGGGAGCCAGCGGGCCGGCCTGATATTCGACGCTGAGATAATCGGCGCCTTTCGGGTCGACGGTCTGGAACAGCGCCCAGTCCGAATAAAATTTGAACGTGGCCTTGAAGGTCGCGCCGTCGGCGACGCCGCTCGCGCCGACTTCATAGTCCAGAAGGATTTCCTGCCAGGATCCGGCCTCCGCTTCGTCGAGGCTGCAAGTGAGCTGGCCGGCGAAGGGAGCTTGCTTCATCTTCTCATAGAGCCCTTCCGGCGCGACCGGCGCCGAGGGTCGCGCTCCCGATGGCCGGGTCCGCGCGCTATCCTTCTCATCCGACAATCCGGCCCTCCTTCTGTTCTATTTCGACCATAGACTAAATCATCATATTGACGCAAACTCACCCCGTCACAATTCGAGACGGAGGAAAATCAGTGTCGAAGAAGCTCGTCGCGATGGCCATGGCTTTCGCCTTCCACGCCAGTTGCGCCGCGGCCGAAACAGTGACCGCGCGCGTCGGGGTCATCCCGGTCATCGGCGCGGCCCCCCTGTTCGTGGCGGAGAAGGAAGGCTGGCTCCACGAGAGCGGACTCGATCTGCAGACCAAGGTCTTCGAGAGCGGCCCCAATATCGTTCAGGCGGCCGCGAGCGGCGGCATCGACATTTACATCGGGGGCGTCGCGCCGGCCGCCGCGGGACGGGCGAAAGGCATCGATCTGCGCGTCGTGGCGGCCCTCGCCGTCGACGAGAATGTGCTCGTCGGCGGCCCCAAGCTCAAAGCGTTCTTCAAAAAAGGGGTCGCGCCAGCGGCGGCTTTCAAGGCCTTCCGAGTCGCCAACGGCCGGCCGGCCAGAATCGCCACCCAGCCGCCCGGCTCGGTGCCGGCGGCCAATTTACAATATTGGCTGCGCGAGGCGACGCATACCGATCCGTCCGACGTCGAGATCGTCTCCATCGGCATAGACGCGACGCAGCAGGCTCTGCTCGCGAACGCCGTGGAAGCCGCGACGGTCCGCGAGCCGACGCTGACGATCGTGCAAAAGGCCAATCCCGAGATCACGCTGATCGCCGGAGGCTCGGAGCTGTTT is a window encoding:
- a CDS encoding ABC transporter substrate-binding protein, which translates into the protein MSKKLVAMAMAFAFHASCAAAETVTARVGVIPVIGAAPLFVAEKEGWLHESGLDLQTKVFESGPNIVQAAASGGIDIYIGGVAPAAAGRAKGIDLRVVAALAVDENVLVGGPKLKAFFKKGVAPAAAFKAFRVANGRPARIATQPPGSVPAANLQYWLREATHTDPSDVEIVSIGIDATQQALLANAVEAATVREPTLTIVQKANPEITLIAGGSELFPGQPGTVAAISKDFLEKHPQQTRALVDGLVRAVEELQKNPDRAAPHVEAALSKGIVDGATIRKSLSSPAVHFVVDPKSIIESTKALLAYQVKLGVADKAPSVDGLFDSSFFDKVTSEKSSKK